The following proteins are encoded in a genomic region of Liolophura sinensis isolate JHLJ2023 chromosome 7, CUHK_Ljap_v2, whole genome shotgun sequence:
- the LOC135470966 gene encoding autocrine proliferation repressor protein A-like: protein MAVLLAACGKLTVAFLATFGAHLLGKCYSTPLDDYVNKADPNYKYEVLDWKYRGDGFTLYLINMTSQQWLTENEVNHPIWWHFMTVAIPDELTHPEAGLLYISYGSNGGNYTPDIGDEFISFISLMAVSTGAVAANLRQVPNQPVVFKNDPSQKSRSEDAVIAWTWRTFVEEFPNKPEWLLRLPMTKAAVRAMDTITNFTKKLRPESNVQKYFVCGESKRGWTTWTTAAVDKRVVGIAPMVMDLLNIVKNLHHHYRSLGGWTFAFGDYYSLNFTAQLDNPFVKKMANIVDPFAYKDRLTMPKYIITTSGDEFFIDDDSYYYFDQMIGDKYLRVIPNAEHSLTYHRVPLFFGVRAFFLSIIEDFPRPQFYWTRNTTDTGGSITLYTKTKPSTVHVYHATTLDGIRRDFRLAIGDPNSKGGYIIHPVLWAKAEASNPEPGVYVASFDNPLDGWTGFYIQVTYPGPRNNSDFEFTSEVQIIPNTLPFPDCHGESCLGKLV, encoded by the exons ATGGCAGTCCTACTCGCTGCATGTGGAAAGTTGACGGTGGCGTTTCTTGCAACTTTCGGCGCGCACCTGCTTGGAAAGTGCTATTCCACACCGCTTGACGACTACGTCAATAAAGCTGACCCTAATTACAAGTATGAGGTCTTGGATTGGAAATACAGAGGTGACGGATTTACCCTCTACCTCATCAACATGACCTCCCAGCAGTGGCTGACAG AGAATGAAGTCAATCATCCTATCTGGTGGCACTTTATGACTGTGGCTATCCCGGACGAGCTGACACACCCAGAGGCCGGTTTGCTGTATATCTCTTACGGTAGCAATGGTGGCAA CTACACCCCTGATATTGGAGACGAGTTCATTTCCTTCATATCACTTATGGCCGTCAGCACAGGCGCAGTTGCTGCAAATCTTCGACAAGTGCCAAATCAACCTGTTGTATTTAAG AACGACCCATCACAGAAGAGTCGCTCTGAAGATGCTGTCATTGCTTGGACATGGAGAACTTTTGTTGAAGAATTTCCAAATAAACCTGAATGGCTTCTCAGGCTTCCCATGACAAAG GCTGCTGTTCGTGCAATGGATACAATAACAAATTTTACCAAGAAATTACGACCTGAATCAAATGTGCAGAAGTACTTCGTATGTGGAGAATCGAAG CGCGGATGGACCACGTGGACAACCGCTGCTGTCGACAAAAGGGTCGTCGGAATAGCACCAATGGTTATGGACCTACTCAATATTGTAAAG AATCTCCACCACCACTATCGGTCACTTGGGGGATGGACTTTCGCTTTCGGTGACTACTATTCCTTGAATTTCACTGCCCAACTAGACAACCCCTTTGTGAAGAAGATGGCCAATATTGTAGATCCATTTG CTTACAAGGACAGACTGACTATGCCTAAATACATCATAACGACAAGTGGAGATGAGTTTTTCATTGACGATGACTCTTACTACTACTTCGACCAGATGATTGGCGACAAATACTTAAg GGTAATTCCTAATGCGGAGCACAGTTTGACATATCATCGTGTTCCTCTGTTTTTTGGCGTGCGAGCGTTTTTCCTGAGTATTATTGAG GATTTTCCTCGACCACAATTCTACTGGACCAGAAACACA acTGATACGGGTGGCTCCATTACCTTATATACAAAGACAAAGCCGTCGACTGTCCACGTGTATCACGCCACAACACTGGATGGAATCAG ACGAGATTTCCGACTAGCCATTGGCGACCCCAATAGCAAAGGCGGTTATATCATTCACCCGGTGCTCTGGGCAAAGGCAGAGGCCAGTAACCCG GAACCGGGTGTGTACGTTGCTTCCTTCGATAATCCTCTTGATGGCTGGACTGGGTTTTACATACag